One Festucalex cinctus isolate MCC-2025b chromosome 1, RoL_Fcin_1.0, whole genome shotgun sequence genomic region harbors:
- the LOC144021249 gene encoding heterogeneous nuclear ribonucleoprotein C-like isoform X4, whose product MDRSPTTASLMAASNITNKTDPRSLNSRVFIGNLNTLLVNKTDVEAIFSKYGKIVGCSVHKGFAFVQYANERNARAAVAGEDGRMIVGQVLDINLAGEPKPHRSKTSKRSAGDMYSSSFELDYDFQRDYYDRMYSYPSRVPAPPPPLSRAIIPSKRPRVSLPSGGGGGGGGGGGGGGSGGGGGGGGGGGGSSRRPKSSFSSSSKSSPRAYSSRSMKFDELQTIKRELTQIKSKVDDLLDSLERMEKDHNKKSESKAVNPEPGEVTSPPHPSNKKDEALKRDSQELNDTEEEEEEEEEEEEDEEEEGDLLEEEEELKSQEQQEEEEEEEGEHVEGDDDGDSINGENDS is encoded by the exons ATGGA CCGTTCGCCCACCACCGCCAGCCTGATGGCCGCCAGCAACATCACAAACAAGACAGATCCGCGCTCACTCAACTCGCGGGTGTTCATCGGCAACCTCAACACCCTGCTGGTGAACAAGACCGACGTGGAGGCCATCTTCTCCAAGTACGGCAAGATCGTGGGCTGCTCCGTGCACAAGGGCTTCGCCTTCGTGCAGTACGCCAACGAGCGCAACGCCCGCGCTGCTGTCGCCGGGGAGGACGGCCGGATGATTGTCGGCCAAGTGCTCG ACATCAACCTTGCCGGAGAACCCAAACCGCACCGTTCCAAAACCTCCAAACGTTCTGCTGGCGACATGTACAG TTCCTCCTTTGAGCTGGACTACGACTTCCAGAGAGACTACTATGACAG AATGTACTCGTACCCATCCCGTGTGCCCGCCCCGCCTCCGCCGCTCTCTCGCGCCATTATCCCATCTAAGCGCCCACGGGTCAGCCTCcctagtggtggtggtggtggtggtggcggtggcggtggtggtggcggcagcggaggaggtggaggtggaggtggaggaggaggaggaagcagcCGGCGGCCCAAGAGCAGCTTCTCCTCGTCCTCCAAGAGCAGCCCGAGGGCCTACTCGTCGAGAAGTA TGAAATTCGACGAGCTGCAGACCATCAAGCGCGAGTTGACTCAAATTAAGAGCAAAGTGGACGACCTCCTGGATAGCCTGGAACGTATGGAGAAGGACCACAACAAGAAGTCGG AGTCCAAAGCCGTTAATCCCGAGCCTGGCGAAGTGACCTCCCCGCCTCACCCTAGCAACAAAAAGGATGAGGCCCTCAAGCGGGACAGCCAGGAGCTGAACGAcactgaggaggaggaggaggaggaggaggaagaggaggaggacgaagaagaagagggagatctgctggaggaagaggaggag CTGAAGAGCCAAgagcagcaggaggaggaagaggaggaggaaggtgaGCACGTGGAAGGGGATGACGACGGTGACAGCATCAACGGCGAAAACGACTCATAG
- the LOC144021249 gene encoding heterogeneous nuclear ribonucleoprotein C-like isoform X2 has product MDRSPTTASLMAASNITNKTDPRSLNSRVFIGNLNTLLVNKTDVEAIFSKYGKIVGCSVHKGFAFVQYANERNARAAVAGEDGRMIVGQVLDINLAGEPKPHRSKTSKRSAGDMYSSSSFELDYDFQRDYYDRMYSYPSRVPAPPPPLSRAIIPSKRPRVSLPSGGGGGGGGGGGGGGSGGGGGGGGGGGGSSRRPKSSFSSSSKSSPRAYSSRSMKFDELQTIKRELTQIKSKVDDLLDSLERMEKDHNKKSESKAVNPEPGEVTSPPHPSNKKDEALKRDSQELNDTEEEEEEEEEEEEDEEEEGDLLEEEEELKSQEQQEEEEEEEGEHVEGDDDGDSINGENDS; this is encoded by the exons ATGGA CCGTTCGCCCACCACCGCCAGCCTGATGGCCGCCAGCAACATCACAAACAAGACAGATCCGCGCTCACTCAACTCGCGGGTGTTCATCGGCAACCTCAACACCCTGCTGGTGAACAAGACCGACGTGGAGGCCATCTTCTCCAAGTACGGCAAGATCGTGGGCTGCTCCGTGCACAAGGGCTTCGCCTTCGTGCAGTACGCCAACGAGCGCAACGCCCGCGCTGCTGTCGCCGGGGAGGACGGCCGGATGATTGTCGGCCAAGTGCTCG ACATCAACCTTGCCGGAGAACCCAAACCGCACCGTTCCAAAACCTCCAAACGTTCTGCTGGCGACATGTACAG CAGTTCCTCCTTTGAGCTGGACTACGACTTCCAGAGAGACTACTATGACAG AATGTACTCGTACCCATCCCGTGTGCCCGCCCCGCCTCCGCCGCTCTCTCGCGCCATTATCCCATCTAAGCGCCCACGGGTCAGCCTCcctagtggtggtggtggtggtggtggcggtggcggtggtggtggcggcagcggaggaggtggaggtggaggtggaggaggaggaggaagcagcCGGCGGCCCAAGAGCAGCTTCTCCTCGTCCTCCAAGAGCAGCCCGAGGGCCTACTCGTCGAGAAGTA TGAAATTCGACGAGCTGCAGACCATCAAGCGCGAGTTGACTCAAATTAAGAGCAAAGTGGACGACCTCCTGGATAGCCTGGAACGTATGGAGAAGGACCACAACAAGAAGTCGG AGTCCAAAGCCGTTAATCCCGAGCCTGGCGAAGTGACCTCCCCGCCTCACCCTAGCAACAAAAAGGATGAGGCCCTCAAGCGGGACAGCCAGGAGCTGAACGAcactgaggaggaggaggaggaggaggaggaagaggaggaggacgaagaagaagagggagatctgctggaggaagaggaggag CTGAAGAGCCAAgagcagcaggaggaggaagaggaggaggaaggtgaGCACGTGGAAGGGGATGACGACGGTGACAGCATCAACGGCGAAAACGACTCATAG
- the LOC144021249 gene encoding heterogeneous nuclear ribonucleoprotein C-like isoform X3 produces the protein MDRSPTTASLMAASNITNKTDPRSLNSRVFIGNLNTLLVNKTDVEAIFSKYGKIVGCSVHKGFAFVQYANERNARAAVAGEDGRMIVGQVLDINLAGEPKPHRSKTSKRSAGDMYSSSFELDYDFQRDYYDRMYSYPSRVPAPPPPLSRAIIPSKRPRVSLPSGGGGGGGGGGGGGGSGGGGGGGGGGGGSSRRPKSSFSSSSKSSPRAYSSRSMKFDELQTIKRELTQIKSKVDDLLDSLERMEKDHNKKSESKAVNPEPGEVTSPPHPSNKKDEALKRDSQELNDTEEEEEEEEEEEEDEEEEGDLLEEEEEQLKSQEQQEEEEEEEGEHVEGDDDGDSINGENDS, from the exons ATGGA CCGTTCGCCCACCACCGCCAGCCTGATGGCCGCCAGCAACATCACAAACAAGACAGATCCGCGCTCACTCAACTCGCGGGTGTTCATCGGCAACCTCAACACCCTGCTGGTGAACAAGACCGACGTGGAGGCCATCTTCTCCAAGTACGGCAAGATCGTGGGCTGCTCCGTGCACAAGGGCTTCGCCTTCGTGCAGTACGCCAACGAGCGCAACGCCCGCGCTGCTGTCGCCGGGGAGGACGGCCGGATGATTGTCGGCCAAGTGCTCG ACATCAACCTTGCCGGAGAACCCAAACCGCACCGTTCCAAAACCTCCAAACGTTCTGCTGGCGACATGTACAG TTCCTCCTTTGAGCTGGACTACGACTTCCAGAGAGACTACTATGACAG AATGTACTCGTACCCATCCCGTGTGCCCGCCCCGCCTCCGCCGCTCTCTCGCGCCATTATCCCATCTAAGCGCCCACGGGTCAGCCTCcctagtggtggtggtggtggtggtggcggtggcggtggtggtggcggcagcggaggaggtggaggtggaggtggaggaggaggaggaagcagcCGGCGGCCCAAGAGCAGCTTCTCCTCGTCCTCCAAGAGCAGCCCGAGGGCCTACTCGTCGAGAAGTA TGAAATTCGACGAGCTGCAGACCATCAAGCGCGAGTTGACTCAAATTAAGAGCAAAGTGGACGACCTCCTGGATAGCCTGGAACGTATGGAGAAGGACCACAACAAGAAGTCGG AGTCCAAAGCCGTTAATCCCGAGCCTGGCGAAGTGACCTCCCCGCCTCACCCTAGCAACAAAAAGGATGAGGCCCTCAAGCGGGACAGCCAGGAGCTGAACGAcactgaggaggaggaggaggaggaggaggaagaggaggaggacgaagaagaagagggagatctgctggaggaagaggaggag CAGCTGAAGAGCCAAgagcagcaggaggaggaagaggaggaggaaggtgaGCACGTGGAAGGGGATGACGACGGTGACAGCATCAACGGCGAAAACGACTCATAG
- the LOC144021249 gene encoding heterogeneous nuclear ribonucleoprotein C-like isoform X1 has translation MDRSPTTASLMAASNITNKTDPRSLNSRVFIGNLNTLLVNKTDVEAIFSKYGKIVGCSVHKGFAFVQYANERNARAAVAGEDGRMIVGQVLDINLAGEPKPHRSKTSKRSAGDMYSSSSFELDYDFQRDYYDRMYSYPSRVPAPPPPLSRAIIPSKRPRVSLPSGGGGGGGGGGGGGGSGGGGGGGGGGGGSSRRPKSSFSSSSKSSPRAYSSRSMKFDELQTIKRELTQIKSKVDDLLDSLERMEKDHNKKSESKAVNPEPGEVTSPPHPSNKKDEALKRDSQELNDTEEEEEEEEEEEEDEEEEGDLLEEEEEQLKSQEQQEEEEEEEGEHVEGDDDGDSINGENDS, from the exons ATGGA CCGTTCGCCCACCACCGCCAGCCTGATGGCCGCCAGCAACATCACAAACAAGACAGATCCGCGCTCACTCAACTCGCGGGTGTTCATCGGCAACCTCAACACCCTGCTGGTGAACAAGACCGACGTGGAGGCCATCTTCTCCAAGTACGGCAAGATCGTGGGCTGCTCCGTGCACAAGGGCTTCGCCTTCGTGCAGTACGCCAACGAGCGCAACGCCCGCGCTGCTGTCGCCGGGGAGGACGGCCGGATGATTGTCGGCCAAGTGCTCG ACATCAACCTTGCCGGAGAACCCAAACCGCACCGTTCCAAAACCTCCAAACGTTCTGCTGGCGACATGTACAG CAGTTCCTCCTTTGAGCTGGACTACGACTTCCAGAGAGACTACTATGACAG AATGTACTCGTACCCATCCCGTGTGCCCGCCCCGCCTCCGCCGCTCTCTCGCGCCATTATCCCATCTAAGCGCCCACGGGTCAGCCTCcctagtggtggtggtggtggtggtggcggtggcggtggtggtggcggcagcggaggaggtggaggtggaggtggaggaggaggaggaagcagcCGGCGGCCCAAGAGCAGCTTCTCCTCGTCCTCCAAGAGCAGCCCGAGGGCCTACTCGTCGAGAAGTA TGAAATTCGACGAGCTGCAGACCATCAAGCGCGAGTTGACTCAAATTAAGAGCAAAGTGGACGACCTCCTGGATAGCCTGGAACGTATGGAGAAGGACCACAACAAGAAGTCGG AGTCCAAAGCCGTTAATCCCGAGCCTGGCGAAGTGACCTCCCCGCCTCACCCTAGCAACAAAAAGGATGAGGCCCTCAAGCGGGACAGCCAGGAGCTGAACGAcactgaggaggaggaggaggaggaggaggaagaggaggaggacgaagaagaagagggagatctgctggaggaagaggaggag CAGCTGAAGAGCCAAgagcagcaggaggaggaagaggaggaggaaggtgaGCACGTGGAAGGGGATGACGACGGTGACAGCATCAACGGCGAAAACGACTCATAG
- the LOC144021249 gene encoding heterogeneous nuclear ribonucleoprotein C-like isoform X5, whose translation MAASNITNKTDPRSLNSRVFIGNLNTLLVNKTDVEAIFSKYGKIVGCSVHKGFAFVQYANERNARAAVAGEDGRMIVGQVLDINLAGEPKPHRSKTSKRSAGDMYSSSSFELDYDFQRDYYDRMYSYPSRVPAPPPPLSRAIIPSKRPRVSLPSGGGGGGGGGGGGGGSGGGGGGGGGGGGSSRRPKSSFSSSSKSSPRAYSSRSMKFDELQTIKRELTQIKSKVDDLLDSLERMEKDHNKKSESKAVNPEPGEVTSPPHPSNKKDEALKRDSQELNDTEEEEEEEEEEEEDEEEEGDLLEEEEEQLKSQEQQEEEEEEEGEHVEGDDDGDSINGENDS comes from the exons ATGGCCGCCAGCAACATCACAAACAAGACAGATCCGCGCTCACTCAACTCGCGGGTGTTCATCGGCAACCTCAACACCCTGCTGGTGAACAAGACCGACGTGGAGGCCATCTTCTCCAAGTACGGCAAGATCGTGGGCTGCTCCGTGCACAAGGGCTTCGCCTTCGTGCAGTACGCCAACGAGCGCAACGCCCGCGCTGCTGTCGCCGGGGAGGACGGCCGGATGATTGTCGGCCAAGTGCTCG ACATCAACCTTGCCGGAGAACCCAAACCGCACCGTTCCAAAACCTCCAAACGTTCTGCTGGCGACATGTACAG CAGTTCCTCCTTTGAGCTGGACTACGACTTCCAGAGAGACTACTATGACAG AATGTACTCGTACCCATCCCGTGTGCCCGCCCCGCCTCCGCCGCTCTCTCGCGCCATTATCCCATCTAAGCGCCCACGGGTCAGCCTCcctagtggtggtggtggtggtggtggcggtggcggtggtggtggcggcagcggaggaggtggaggtggaggtggaggaggaggaggaagcagcCGGCGGCCCAAGAGCAGCTTCTCCTCGTCCTCCAAGAGCAGCCCGAGGGCCTACTCGTCGAGAAGTA TGAAATTCGACGAGCTGCAGACCATCAAGCGCGAGTTGACTCAAATTAAGAGCAAAGTGGACGACCTCCTGGATAGCCTGGAACGTATGGAGAAGGACCACAACAAGAAGTCGG AGTCCAAAGCCGTTAATCCCGAGCCTGGCGAAGTGACCTCCCCGCCTCACCCTAGCAACAAAAAGGATGAGGCCCTCAAGCGGGACAGCCAGGAGCTGAACGAcactgaggaggaggaggaggaggaggaggaagaggaggaggacgaagaagaagagggagatctgctggaggaagaggaggag CAGCTGAAGAGCCAAgagcagcaggaggaggaagaggaggaggaaggtgaGCACGTGGAAGGGGATGACGACGGTGACAGCATCAACGGCGAAAACGACTCATAG